A stretch of Janibacter endophyticus DNA encodes these proteins:
- the rplP gene encoding 50S ribosomal protein L16, translated as MLIPRRVRHRKQHHPKRSGMAKGGTTIAFGDYGIQALEPAYVTNRQIESARIAMTRYMKRGGKVWINIYPDRPLTKKPAETRMGSGKGSPEWWVANVKPGRVMFEISGVSEEIAREAMRLAMHKLPMKCRFVAREGGDI; from the coding sequence ATGCTCATTCCTCGTCGAGTGAGGCACCGCAAGCAGCACCACCCGAAGCGTTCGGGCATGGCCAAGGGCGGCACGACCATCGCCTTCGGCGACTACGGCATCCAGGCTCTCGAGCCGGCCTACGTCACGAACCGGCAGATCGAGTCGGCCCGTATCGCCATGACGCGCTACATGAAGCGTGGCGGCAAGGTGTGGATCAACATCTACCCCGACCGCCCGCTCACCAAGAAGCCGGCTGAGACCCGCATGGGTTCCGGCAAGGGCTCGCCCGAGTGGTGGGTCGCCAACGTCAAGCCCGGCCGCGTGATGTTCGAGATCTCCGGCGTCTCCGAGGAGATCGCCCGTGAGGCCATGCGTCTGGCCATGCACAAGCTGCCGATGAAGTGCCGCTTCGTCGCGCGTGAAGGTGGTGACATCTGA
- the rpmC gene encoding 50S ribosomal protein L29, which produces MAVGSKDLTSADLRELADDRLVDELRKAKEELFNLRFQSATGQLESHGRLRAVRKDIARIYTEMRERELGIGQAPAGESK; this is translated from the coding sequence ATGGCAGTCGGTTCCAAGGACCTGACTTCCGCGGACCTGCGTGAGCTGGCCGACGACCGTCTGGTCGACGAGCTGCGCAAGGCCAAGGAGGAGCTCTTCAACCTCCGGTTCCAGTCGGCCACCGGCCAGCTGGAGTCCCACGGGCGGCTCCGCGCCGTCCGCAAGGACATCGCCCGGATCTACACCGAGATGCGTGAGCGCGAGCTCGGCATCGGCCAGGCCCCGGCGGGTGAGAGCAAGTGA
- the rpsQ gene encoding 30S ribosomal protein S17, translating to MSENVKDETVSAAAAERNDERNDRKTRQGYVVSDKMDKTVVVEVEDRVKHALYGKVMRKSHKVKAHDEGNTAGIGDRVLIMETRPLSASKRWRLVEILEKAK from the coding sequence GTGAGCGAGAACGTGAAGGATGAGACCGTGAGCGCAGCTGCTGCAGAGCGCAACGACGAGCGCAACGACCGCAAGACCCGTCAGGGCTACGTCGTCAGCGACAAGATGGACAAGACCGTCGTCGTCGAGGTCGAGGACCGCGTCAAGCACGCGCTCTACGGCAAGGTCATGCGCAAGAGCCACAAGGTCAAGGCGCACGACGAGGGCAACACCGCCGGCATCGGCGACCGCGTCCTCATCATGGAGACCCGTCCGCTGTCGGCAAGCAAGCGCTGGCGCCTCGTCGAGATTCTGGAGAAGGCCAAGTGA
- the rplN gene encoding 50S ribosomal protein L14 has product MIQQESRLRVADNTGAKEILCIRVLGGSGRRYAGIGDTIVATVKDAIPGGNVKKGDIVKAVIVRTTKERRRVDGSYIKFDENAAVILKNDGDPRGTRIFGPVGRELRDKKFMKIVSLAPEVL; this is encoded by the coding sequence GTGATCCAGCAAGAGTCCCGCCTCCGGGTGGCCGACAACACCGGCGCCAAGGAGATCCTGTGCATCCGCGTGCTCGGTGGCTCCGGCCGTCGGTACGCCGGCATCGGCGACACGATCGTCGCGACGGTCAAGGACGCCATCCCGGGCGGCAACGTCAAGAAGGGCGACATCGTCAAGGCGGTCATCGTCCGCACGACCAAGGAGCGTCGCCGCGTCGACGGTTCCTACATCAAGTTCGACGAGAACGCGGCCGTGATCCTCAAGAACGACGGTGACCCCCGTGGCACCCGCATCTTCGGCCCGGTCGGCCGCGAGCTGCGCGACAAGAAGTTCATGAAGATCGTGTCGCTGGCGCCGGAGGTGCTCTGA
- the rplX gene encoding 50S ribosomal protein L24 → MAKMKIKKGDLVQVLSGKDKAKQGKVIAVHTETQRVVVEGVNRVTRHTKAGVGGQAGGLVVQEAPIHVSNVAVVDPEDNKPTRIKTRVESVERDGRTKSSRTRVAGRSGKDL, encoded by the coding sequence ATGGCGAAGATGAAGATCAAGAAGGGTGACCTCGTGCAGGTCCTGTCCGGCAAGGACAAGGCCAAGCAGGGCAAGGTCATCGCCGTTCACACCGAGACCCAGCGCGTCGTCGTCGAGGGCGTCAACCGCGTCACCCGCCACACCAAGGCGGGCGTCGGCGGCCAGGCCGGCGGCCTCGTCGTCCAGGAGGCGCCGATCCACGTGAGCAACGTGGCGGTCGTCGACCCGGAGGACAACAAGCCGACCCGGATCAAGACGCGCGTCGAGAGCGTCGAGCGCGACGGTCGCACGAAGTCGAGCCGCACCCGCGTCGCGGGTCGCTCGGGCAAGGACCTCTGA
- the rplE gene encoding 50S ribosomal protein L5 translates to MTDTLENTASTESAASPRLKTRYRDEIKGNLQEQFGYSNVMQVPGLVKVVVNMGVGDAAKDSKLIEGAIRDLTAITGQKPQVTKARKSIAQFKLREGMPIGAHTTLRGDRMWEFLDRLVSVALPRIRDFRGLSPKQFDGRGNYTFGLTEQSMFHEIDQDKIDRVRGMDITVVTTATNDDEGRALLKALGFPFKEN, encoded by the coding sequence ATGACTGACACCCTGGAAAACACCGCGAGCACCGAGTCCGCAGCCAGCCCCCGGCTGAAGACGCGCTACCGCGACGAGATCAAGGGCAACCTGCAGGAGCAGTTCGGCTACTCGAACGTCATGCAGGTCCCCGGCCTCGTCAAGGTCGTCGTCAACATGGGTGTGGGCGACGCCGCGAAGGACAGCAAGCTCATCGAGGGCGCGATCCGCGACCTCACCGCGATCACCGGCCAGAAGCCGCAGGTGACCAAGGCCCGCAAGTCCATCGCGCAGTTCAAGCTGCGTGAGGGCATGCCGATCGGCGCGCACACCACGCTGCGCGGCGACCGGATGTGGGAGTTCCTCGACCGCCTCGTCTCGGTCGCGCTCCCGCGCATCCGCGACTTCCGCGGCCTCTCGCCGAAGCAGTTCGACGGCCGGGGCAACTACACCTTCGGCCTGACCGAGCAGTCGATGTTCCACGAGATCGACCAGGACAAGATCGACCGGGTCCGCGGCATGGACATCACCGTGGTCACCACGGCGACCAACGATGACGAGGGCCGCGCCCTGCTCAAGGCGCTCGGCTTCCCCTTCAAGGAGAACTGA
- a CDS encoding type Z 30S ribosomal protein S14 gives MAKTALVNQANKKPKFKVRGYTRCQRCGRPHSVYRKFGLCRICLREMAHRGELPGVTKSSW, from the coding sequence ATGGCGAAGACCGCCCTGGTCAACCAGGCCAACAAGAAGCCGAAGTTCAAGGTCCGCGGCTACACCCGCTGCCAGCGCTGCGGCCGCCCCCACTCGGTCTACCGCAAGTTCGGCCTCTGCCGGATCTGCCTGCGCGAGATGGCGCACCGCGGCGAGCTGCCCGGTGTCACCAAGTCGAGCTGGTGA
- the rpsH gene encoding 30S ribosomal protein S8, whose protein sequence is MTMTDPIADMLTRVRNANSAHHDEVSMPYSKLKQHIAEILQAEGYIAGWTVEDATVGKTLTISLKYGPNRERSIAGVRRVSKPGLRVYAKSTNLPKVLGGLGVAIISTSSGLLTDKQAASKGVGGEVLAYVW, encoded by the coding sequence ATGACCATGACCGACCCGATTGCGGACATGCTGACCCGTGTGCGGAACGCCAACTCGGCGCACCACGACGAGGTCTCCATGCCGTACTCCAAGCTCAAGCAGCACATCGCTGAGATCCTCCAGGCGGAGGGTTACATCGCGGGCTGGACCGTCGAGGACGCGACCGTCGGCAAGACGCTGACGATCTCCCTCAAGTACGGCCCGAACCGCGAGCGCTCCATCGCCGGGGTGCGCCGGGTGTCCAAGCCCGGTCTGCGTGTGTACGCCAAGTCGACCAACCTGCCGAAGGTCCTCGGTGGCCTGGGCGTCGCGATCATCTCGACGTCCTCGGGTCTCCTCACGGACAAGCAGGCCGCTAGCAAGGGTGTGGGTGGGGAAGTCCTCGCCTACGTCTGGTAA
- the rplF gene encoding 50S ribosomal protein L6 — translation MSRIGRLPVAIPSGVDVTIDGATVTVKGPKGQLSHVVAEPIAVEKGEDGVTVSRPDDERASRSLHGLTRSLINNMVVGVTEGYEKKLEIHGTGYRVQNKGGALEFALGYSHPITIEAPDGITFAVENPTRFSVQGIDKQLVGEVAANIRKLRKPDPYKGKGVRYEGEHIRRKVGKAGK, via the coding sequence ATGTCGCGTATTGGACGACTCCCGGTCGCCATCCCCAGCGGTGTCGACGTGACCATCGACGGTGCCACGGTGACCGTCAAGGGCCCCAAGGGTCAGCTCAGCCACGTCGTGGCCGAGCCGATCGCGGTCGAGAAGGGCGAGGACGGCGTGACCGTCTCCCGGCCTGACGACGAGCGCGCGTCGCGCAGCCTCCACGGGCTGACCCGCTCGCTCATCAACAACATGGTGGTCGGCGTGACCGAGGGCTACGAGAAGAAGCTCGAGATCCACGGCACCGGTTACCGCGTGCAGAACAAGGGCGGCGCGCTCGAGTTCGCGCTCGGCTACAGCCACCCGATCACCATCGAGGCGCCTGACGGCATCACCTTCGCCGTCGAGAACCCGACGCGCTTCTCGGTGCAGGGCATCGACAAGCAGCTCGTCGGTGAGGTGGCCGCCAACATCCGTAAGCTCCGCAAGCCCGACCCGTACAAGGGCAAGGGTGTCCGCTACGAGGGCGAGCACATCCGTCGCAAGGTCGGAAAGGCTGGTAAGTAA
- the rplR gene encoding 50S ribosomal protein L18 — protein sequence MAMTVKRAKGKVAARGRRHLRVRKKIVGTAVRPRLVVSRSSRHVFVQVVDDTVGKTVASASTMEADVRTVTGGKTEQAKKVGELVAERAKAAGVEAVVFDRGGNKYHGRVAAIADGAREGGLSL from the coding sequence ATGGCTATGACTGTCAAGCGCGCCAAGGGCAAGGTTGCCGCGCGCGGCCGCCGCCACCTGCGCGTCCGCAAGAAGATCGTCGGCACCGCCGTTCGTCCCCGGCTCGTCGTGAGCCGCTCGAGCCGCCACGTCTTCGTCCAGGTCGTCGACGACACCGTGGGCAAGACCGTGGCCTCGGCCTCCACCATGGAGGCGGACGTCCGCACCGTCACCGGTGGCAAGACCGAGCAGGCGAAGAAGGTCGGCGAGCTCGTCGCCGAGCGTGCCAAGGCTGCCGGCGTCGAGGCCGTCGTCTTCGACCGTGGTGGCAACAAGTACCACGGCCGTGTCGCGGCGATCGCCGACGGCGCCCGCGAGGGGGGCCTGTCGCTGTGA
- the rpsE gene encoding 30S ribosomal protein S5 yields MPGPQRRGAGAAGTNERSNDRNDNRRGGRGGRDGGRDNRAAESQYLERVVTINRVAKVVKGGRRFSFTALVVVGDGDGTVGVGYGKAKEVPAAIAKGVEEAKKAFFKVPRIQGTIPHPIQGEAAAGVVLLRPAAPGTGVIAGGPVRAVLECAGIHDVLSKSLGSDNAINIVHATVAALQGLERPEAVAARRGLPLDEVAPAAMLRAQAAGREEARAARESEKAGA; encoded by the coding sequence ATGCCCGGACCCCAGCGTCGAGGCGCCGGTGCCGCAGGCACCAACGAGCGCTCCAACGACCGTAACGACAACCGCCGCGGTGGCCGTGGCGGCCGCGACGGTGGCCGCGACAACCGCGCCGCCGAGAGCCAGTACCTCGAGCGCGTCGTCACCATCAACCGTGTCGCCAAGGTCGTCAAGGGTGGTCGTCGCTTCAGCTTCACCGCGCTCGTCGTCGTCGGTGACGGTGACGGCACCGTGGGCGTCGGCTACGGCAAGGCCAAGGAGGTGCCCGCGGCGATCGCCAAGGGTGTCGAGGAGGCCAAGAAGGCGTTCTTCAAGGTGCCCCGCATCCAGGGCACCATCCCGCACCCCATCCAGGGTGAGGCTGCTGCGGGCGTCGTCCTGCTGCGCCCGGCCGCTCCCGGTACCGGTGTCATCGCCGGTGGCCCGGTCCGTGCGGTCCTCGAGTGCGCCGGCATCCACGACGTCCTGAGCAAGTCGCTCGGGTCGGACAACGCCATCAACATCGTCCACGCGACGGTCGCGGCCCTCCAGGGTCTCGAGCGTCCGGAGGCTGTCGCGGCCCGCCGCGGCCTGCCGCTGGACGAGGTCGCCCCCGCCGCGATGCTCCGCGCCCAGGCTGCTGGCCGCGAGGAGGCCCGCGCGGCTCGTGAGTCCGAGAAGGCAGGTGCGTGA
- the rpmD gene encoding 50S ribosomal protein L30: MPRLKVTQTRSEIGGKQNQRDTLRSLGLKRIGDVVVKEDRPEIRGMVRTVAHLVTVEEVD; this comes from the coding sequence ATGCCTCGCCTCAAGGTGACCCAGACCCGTTCCGAGATCGGTGGCAAGCAGAACCAGCGTGACACGCTGCGCAGCCTCGGTCTGAAGCGCATCGGCGACGTCGTCGTCAAGGAGGACCGCCCGGAGATCCGTGGCATGGTCCGTACGGTCGCGCACCTCGTGACCGTCGAGGAGGTTGACTGA
- the rplO gene encoding 50S ribosomal protein L15, giving the protein MADAKKTTEGQEGNGSNHALKVHHLRPAPGAKTAKTRVGRGEGSKGKTAGRGTKGTKARYQVPAAFEGGQTPLHMRLPKLRGFKNPFKTEYQVVNLDKVSALFPEGGDVTVADLVAKGAVRKGQPVKVLGTGEITVKVNLTVDAFSASAKEKVEAAGGSITGA; this is encoded by the coding sequence ATGGCTGACGCCAAGAAGACCACCGAGGGCCAGGAAGGCAACGGTTCGAACCACGCCCTCAAGGTCCACCACCTGCGTCCTGCCCCTGGGGCCAAGACCGCCAAGACCCGTGTCGGTCGTGGTGAGGGCTCCAAGGGAAAGACCGCCGGCCGCGGCACCAAGGGCACGAAGGCCCGCTACCAGGTGCCTGCTGCCTTCGAGGGTGGCCAGACGCCGCTGCACATGCGTCTGCCGAAGCTTCGCGGCTTCAAGAACCCGTTCAAGACGGAGTACCAGGTCGTCAACCTCGACAAGGTCTCCGCTCTCTTCCCCGAGGGTGGCGACGTGACCGTGGCCGACCTCGTGGCCAAGGGCGCCGTCCGCAAGGGCCAGCCCGTCAAGGTCCTCGGCACCGGTGAGATCACCGTCAAGGTCAACCTGACCGTCGACGCGTTCTCCGCCAGTGCCAAGGAGAAGGTCGAGGCCGCCGGCGGTTCCATCACCGGCGCCTGA
- the secY gene encoding preprotein translocase subunit SecY translates to MLSAFTRAFKTPDLRRKLLFTLGIVVLFRLGSFVPTPNVDYNAVQACIAGAREDASSTFLGMANLFSGGALLQLSIFALGIMPYITASIIVQLLTVVIPRFEALKKEGQQGQAKMTQYTRYLTIALAVLQSATFITFARNPSQLFGNANCTNILYRESLPSILIMVLTMTAGTGLIMWLGELITDKGVGNGMSLLIFTSITATFPGSLWAIQQREGRWDIFFLVIAIGLLIIAAVVFVEQSQRRIPVQYAKRMVGRQMYGGTSTYIPIKVNMANVIPVIFASSMLSLPMMIAQFQQDPAGNSPGWVTWLQQHFNPSQPTWVYIVVFTGLILFFTFFYVSITFNPTEVSDNMKRYGGFIPGIRAGRPTAEYLNYVLTRITVAGAIYLALVSLIPLIALVLVGANQNFPFGGTSILIMVGVGLETVKQIESQLQQREYEGFLR, encoded by the coding sequence TTGCTCTCCGCCTTCACCCGTGCGTTCAAGACGCCGGACCTGCGACGCAAGCTGCTGTTCACCCTCGGCATCGTCGTGCTCTTCCGGCTGGGCAGCTTCGTCCCGACGCCGAACGTGGACTACAACGCGGTCCAGGCGTGCATCGCCGGTGCGCGCGAGGACGCGAGCTCGACCTTCCTCGGGATGGCCAACCTCTTCAGCGGCGGCGCACTCCTCCAGCTCTCGATCTTCGCGCTCGGGATCATGCCGTACATCACGGCGAGCATCATCGTCCAGCTCCTCACCGTCGTCATCCCGCGGTTCGAGGCCCTCAAGAAGGAGGGCCAGCAGGGTCAGGCGAAGATGACCCAGTACACGCGGTACCTGACGATCGCCCTGGCGGTCCTGCAGTCGGCGACCTTCATCACCTTCGCCCGCAACCCCAGCCAGCTCTTCGGCAACGCGAACTGCACGAACATCCTCTACCGCGAGTCGCTGCCGAGCATCCTCATCATGGTCCTCACCATGACCGCCGGCACCGGCCTGATCATGTGGCTCGGTGAGCTCATCACCGACAAGGGCGTCGGCAACGGCATGTCCCTGCTGATCTTCACCTCGATCACCGCGACCTTCCCCGGCTCGCTCTGGGCGATCCAGCAGCGCGAGGGCCGCTGGGACATCTTCTTCCTCGTGATCGCCATCGGGCTGCTCATCATCGCGGCGGTCGTCTTCGTCGAGCAGAGCCAGCGCCGCATCCCCGTCCAGTACGCGAAGCGGATGGTCGGGCGGCAGATGTACGGCGGCACCTCGACGTACATCCCGATCAAGGTCAACATGGCCAACGTCATCCCGGTGATCTTCGCGAGCTCGATGCTCTCGCTGCCGATGATGATCGCGCAGTTCCAGCAGGACCCGGCGGGCAACAGCCCGGGCTGGGTGACCTGGCTGCAGCAGCACTTCAACCCGTCGCAGCCCACCTGGGTCTACATCGTGGTCTTCACCGGGCTCATCCTCTTCTTCACCTTCTTCTACGTGTCGATCACCTTCAACCCCACCGAGGTGTCCGACAACATGAAGCGCTACGGCGGCTTCATCCCAGGTATCCGGGCCGGGCGACCCACGGCCGAGTACCTCAACTACGTGCTGACCCGCATCACCGTCGCGGGCGCCATCTATCTGGCTCTGGTCTCGCTCATCCCGCTCATCGCACTGGTGCTCGTGGGCGCGAACCAGAACTTCCCGTTCGGCGGGACGTCGATCCTCATCATGGTCGGCGTCGGGCTGGAGACGGTGAAGCAGATCGAGTCCCAGCTGCAGCAACGCGAATACGAAGGGTTCCTCCGCTGA